Proteins from a genomic interval of Helicoverpa zea isolate HzStark_Cry1AcR chromosome 31, ilHelZeax1.1, whole genome shotgun sequence:
- the LOC124645343 gene encoding uncharacterized protein LOC124645343 — MVSEVVILRAVRGRDARLPCGQGKVFLDGPESYILWLRNDLEYLYRFPLENSDKRIALRNHVFGTPCDSGFCHDSTSLLIKKVSDRDAGLYRCRVHYQASPSVDYIIEVRLVESPGLPKLYTGDGSPIIQGYVGPLSLGSNLVLTCEVKDSKSTKVPETEVYWRRNGLVTKRAYVYQPGILRVDLHLNNLTRSDLDAHYECLAQNSDVTEPLIAGVVIKMYLPPMSVEIRLNNNYDFEAGQPRVVDCVVIGCVPPPAITWHLGDTMLRPTVHKELHDGNYTVSSLTLAPSLRDDQKKLVCRAHNSHLPSERFVDKVTLNVGYRPVCQMGREEKIGAVVREAETVTCTVDASPEPMQFSWTFADSTTLYTGVTKVPGYPHRYSSTLTWLSREGDIGQLHCRATNSFGEQKKPCSFNITSGGPPSLPDCRVSRTYPNALRVQCKKGWDGGRPQSIHLEVLDEDGTPVRNVTDVAGHFFLPDIVYSRNMTAVLYATNSRGKSVENVIALQSLKPPPASALNNYMTSTWMPYVEALVGTLAFIIAIVSISLGTKVLMARRQSAAMNPDIIPRNDGVFHREPDFIRDERLLGRTNITVNQMAACQNQYSSSPLPACRVLVDCGTHSSSDSCPSSPHSYYV; from the exons ATGGTGTCAGAAGTAGTGATCCTGAGAGCGGTGCGAGGTCGAGACGCGCGGCTGCCGTGCGGCCAGGGGAAGGTCTTCCTGGATGGCCCCGAGTCCTACATCCTCTGGCTTAGAAACGACCTTGAATACCTCTACCGGTTCCCGCTCGAAAACTCTGATAAGCG GATTGCCCTTCGTAACCACGTGTTTGGTACTCCCTGCGATTCCGGCTTCTGTCATGACTCGACCTCGTTGCTCATCAAGAAGGTTTCTGACCGCGACGCTGGGCTGTATCGCTGCCGAGTCCACTACCAAGCTTCTCCGTCTGTCGACTACATCATCGAAGTTAGGCTGGTTG AGTCCCCCGGGTTGCCGAAGCTTTACACTGGCGATGGAAGTCCGATCATCCAGGGCTACGTGGGTCCTCTGAGCCTTGGCTCCAACCTGGTGCTGACGTGCGAAGTCAAGGATAGTAAGAGCACAA AGGTGCCAGAAACGGAGGTGTACTGGCGTCGCAACGGCTTGGTGACGAAGCGTGCCTACGTGTACCAGCCAGGCATACTGCGAGTTGACTTGCACTTGAACAACTTGACCCGATCTGACTTGGATGCACACTATGAATGCTTGGCCCAAAACTCTGACGTTACGGAGCCTCTGATTGCTGGTGTGGTCATTAAGATGTACT TGCCGCCAATGAGCGTGGAAATCCGTTTGAACAACAACTATGACTTCGAGGCTGGCCAGCCTCGCGTGGTGGATTGTGTCGTCATCGGCTGCGTACCCCCGCCTGCCATCACCTGGCACCTTGGAGACACCATGCTTAGACCCACCGTGCACAAG GAACTCCACGACGGAAACTACACGGTATCTTCGCTGACGCTGGCGCCCTCTCTCCGCGACGACCAGAAGAAGCTGGTCTGCCGAGCTCACAACTCTCACCTTCCCTCCGAGCGCTTCGTGGACAAGGTCACCCTGAATGTTGGAT ACCGGCCGGTCTGCCAAATGGGTCGCGAGGAGAAGATTGGAGCTGTAGTCAGGGAAGCCGAGACTGTGACCTGCACCGTGGATGCCTCTCCCGAGCCAATGCAGTTCAGCTGGACTTTTGCCGATTCTACCACCTTGTACACCGGTGTCACT AAAGTCCCCGGCTACCCTCATAGATACTCATCGACCCTGACTTGGCTGTCACGCGAGGGAGACATTGGACAGCTTCACTGCCGTGCTACCAACAGCTTCGGAGAACAGAAGAAGCCGTGCAGTTTCAACATCACCTCTGGCGGGCCTCCCTCACTTCCCGACTGCCGCGTGTCACGGACTTACCCGAACGCTTTACGAGTGCAATGCAAGAAAG GCTGGGACGGCGGTCGTCCCCAAAGCATTCACCTCGAAGTCCTCGATGAAGACGGAACACCAGTGCGAAACGTGACGGACGTGGCCGGCCACTTCTTCCTACCCGATATCGTGTACTCGCGCAATATGACGGCTGTCTTATATGCTACCAACTCCCGAGGCAAGAGCGTCGAGAATGTTATTGCCCTGCAGTCTTTGAAACCACCACCGGCTTCAG CTCTTAACAACTATATGACCAGTACTTGGATGCCGTATGTGGAGGCGCTCGTGGGGACCTTGGCGTTCATCATCGCTATTGTATCTATCAGCCTCGGAACTAAAGTCCTGATGGCAAGACGACAGAGTGCGGCCATGAACCCTGACATCATACCACGCAATGACG GAGTTTTCCATCGGGAGCCGGACTTCATCCGAGATGAGCGGTTACTTGGACGAACGAATATAACTGTGAATCAGATGGCCGCATGTCAAAAT CAGTACTCTTCATCACCTCTGCCGGCTTGCCGAGTCCTTGTAGACTGTGGGACACATTCGTCTTCTGACTCTTGCCCGTCAAGCCCTCACTCATACTACGTCTAA